A region from the Musa acuminata AAA Group cultivar baxijiao chromosome BXJ1-10, Cavendish_Baxijiao_AAA, whole genome shotgun sequence genome encodes:
- the LOC135595990 gene encoding tryptophan aminotransferase-related protein 1-like: protein MPKVSNKWPRPSQSSLQRRVLRHPGRIWVLLILGSLTLNLVMIALLASLYEGEGTPGCKAERSILVAEEKKSVVAAPQQQSTAEELVSAEEISVSSTSGKRPASKDAIINLDHGDPTMFESFWKEMGEHGDIIIPGWQAMSYFSDVTNLCWFLEPEFAHEVRRLHNLVGNAVADGHFIIVGTGSTQLFQAALYALSPPDAPEPMSVVSAVPYYSSYPAVTDYLQSGLYRWAGDASMFDGDAYIELVCSPNNPDGSIREAVLKSRNGKTIHDLAYYWPQYTPITDAADHDIMLFTVSKSTGHAGTRLGWALVKDKNVAKRMIKFIELNTIGVSKDSQLRASKILKAVSDGYELPVSQNNHRLFDFGRQLLSIRWQKLQEAVKASDIFSLPDFPLALCKFTGEKTGTYPAFAWLKCEKEEVEDCEGFLRKHNILTRSGRHFGVEPKYVRISMLDRDETFHLFIERLSMLHH from the exons ATGCCGAAGGTCTCGAACAAGTGGCCGAGGCCGAGCCAGTCCTCGCTCCAGAGGCGGGTGCTGCGTCATCCGGGACGGATATGGGTGCTCCTGATTCTCGGATCCCTTACGTTAAATCTGGTCATGATAGCCCTACTCGCCTCGCTATATGAGGGCGAGGGAACTCCCGGTTGCAAGGCAGAGAGGAGCATCCTTGTTGCGGAGGAGAAGAAGTCGGTCGTGGCGGCGCCGCAGCAGCAGTCAACAGCGGAGGAGCTGGTGTCGGCGGAGGAGATTAGCGTGAGCTCCACATCCGGAAAGCGCCCTGCCTCGAAGGATGCCATCATTAATCTCGACCA TGGGGATCCAACCATGTTCGAGTCCTTCTGGAAGGAGATGGGAGAGCACGGGGACATCATCATCCCTGGGTGGCAGGCCATGAGCTACTTCTCCGATGTTACCAACTTGTGCTGGTTCTTGGAGCCCGAGTTTGCCCATGAAGTACGGCGCCTCCATAACCTCGTCGGCAATGCTGTAGCTGATGGCCACTTTATCATCGTTGGGACTGGTTCCACTCAACTCTTTCAGGCTGCTCTATATGCTTTATCTCCCCCAGATGCGCCCGAGCCAATGAGCGTCGTTTCTGCAGTTCCATACTATTCG TCATATCCAGCAGTCACGGATTACCTCCAGTCAGGGCTATACCGGTGGGCTGGGGATGCATCCATGTTCGATGGTGATGCTTACATAGAGTTGGTTTGCTCCCCGAATAATCCTGATGGCTCCATTAGGGAAGCAGTCCTGAAGTCTAGGAACGGAAAGACAATCCATGACCTAGCTTACTACTGGCCTCAGTACACTCCAATCACTGATGCGGCAGACCATGATATTATGCTGTTTACTGTGTCAAAGAGCACTGGTCATGCTGGGACTCGACTCGG GTGGGCTCTAGTAAAAGACAAGAATGTTGCGAAGAGGATGATCAAGTTTATAGAGCTAAATACCATTGGGGTGTCAAAGGACTCACAGCTCCGTGCATCAAAGATCCTTAAAGCAGTCTCAGATGGTTATGAGCTTCCAGTCTCTCAGAACAACCACAGGTTGTTTGATTTTGGTCGACAGCTTCTGTCGATCAGGTGGCAGAAGTTGCAAGAAGCAGTGAAGGCGTCTGACATCTTTAGTCTACCTGATTTCCCATTGGCCCTCTGCAAGTTCACTGGGGAGAAGACTGGAACCTACCCTG CTTTTGCGTGGCTCAAATGTGAAAAGGAGGAAGTCGAAGACTGTGAAGGCTTCTTAAGGAAGCACAACATACTTACTCGGAGCGGCAGGCATTTCGGTGTGGAACCAAAGTACGTGCGGATAAGCATGTTGGATCGCGATGAGACGTTCCACCTCTTCATCGAACGACTTTCAATGCTCCATCATTGA
- the LOC135584549 gene encoding LOB domain-containing protein 25-like, with protein sequence MASSSSSSNSPCAACKFLRRKCIPGCIFAPYFPPEEPHKFANVHKIFGASNVAKLLNELLPHQREDAVNSLAYEAEARVKDPVYGCVGAISVLQRQVQRLQKELDAANADLLRYACNDIPLGLPVPPTMASPMGAYRRTEFSRRIGNRGGPLFQAPALAVPSPPPWSTDIFSGDHSNNPVEDTDQTGDESSI encoded by the coding sequence ATGGCATCATCTAGTTCTTCCTCCAACTCCCCTTGCGCTGCCTGCAAGTTCTTGAGGAGGAAGTGCATACCGGGCTGCATCTTCGCACCCTACTTCCCCCCGGAGGAGCCCCACAAGTTTGCCAATGTCCACAAGATCTTTGGGGCCAGCAACGTCGCCAAGCTCCTCAATGAGCTGCTCCCTCACCAGCGGGAGGACGCCGTGAACTCTCTGGCTTACGAGGCGGAAGCCCGCGTGAAGGACCCGGTGTACGGTTGTGTCGGTGCCATCTCCGTCCTGCAACGGCAGGTCCAAAGGCTTCAGAAGGAGCTTGACGCTGCCAATGCTGACCTCCTCCGTTATGCCTGCAACGACATCCCTTTGGGGTTGCCCGTTCCACCGACCATGGCGTCGCCCATGGGTGCTTACCGGAGAACCGAGTTCAGCAGGAGAATCGGCAACCGGGGAGGTCCGTTGTTTCAGGCTCCTGCTTTGGCTGTGCCCAGCCCTCCTCCATGGTCAACTGACATATTTTCAGGTGATCATAGCAACAATCCTGTGGAGGATACCGATCAAACAGGAGACGAGAGCAGCATTTGA
- the LOC135595989 gene encoding uncharacterized protein LOC135595989, translated as MAASSSTVEVPIFLARRTKTKASFDSLPLPPKWHPLLCHGRLRVKSPLRAPIRNPRHEFIRIICGRRPAAASRSPPCSFSWDGNNPFGGRLFSSVLETLTGAKWPSIAAVLLGAFLTVADPCPASCDFLHSASSWLQWAPSCADVCSLFGAPADVFRESDGSFLLIMVGSSLAAALLAGLLPDPLFRDDESHLSLRVQNLCKIRSLQRIFDQFSRTPDIYTTVILSYVLADVYAKRTIFVNQLGASGRSSVYGRRIGFQLNHRSHISTRKKQHGHYMKAVATVDSKFLVSPSSENTDEHNDNLPCSSISVSKMLQSSTEENTPEIDEREKLRRMRISKANKGNVPWNKGRKHSAETIQRIRERTRLAMQDPKVRAKLVNLGRAQSEETRIKIGIGVREGWQRRRQKLMIQEGCVFEWHNIIAAAAREGFAGEDELQWSSYKILSEQLQREWLESIEKRKTMPRPKGSKRAPKSPEQRRKISEAISAKWADPEYRDRVCSALAKYHGTTVGAERRQRRKVSGGTPLRRKPEKKKFAKSNSISDEAKSIKKVVSKRKRTPSYKDPMASSKLEMIKKIRAQREEMEIKKREATERAKLLIAEAEKAAQALELAALTNPVAQASLLETRKLIVEATRSIKNIEQGQLTSQGTRGQTFSDSVRPNNHLQNSPGNLSSPKWPSKLVNGTHLLSSSISYHRDLDFVNLSPSTEETSSNDSFLHDEFLMRKSVMTDNQMVFSKVGGSIRYKNLKSEEEESDISEIKNSETSGSSLFLKKNWVRGRFVEVEEEDDFSK; from the exons ATGGCTGCCTCCTCCTCCACGGTGGAAGTGCCCATCTTCCTTGCGCGGAGGACCAAGACCAAGGCCAGCTTTGACTCTCTTCCTCTGCCTCCCAAATGGCATCCCCTTCTCTGCCACGGCCGATTGCGAGTCAAATCGCCGCTCCGTGCTCCGATTAGAAACCCACGCCACGAATTCATCAGAATCATCTGCGGACGACGACCCGCCGCTGCTTCGAGGTCTCCCCCTTGTTCATTTTCCTGGGACGGGAACAACCCCTTcggtggccgcctcttcagctcggTCCTTGAGACCCTCACTGGTGCCAAGTGGCCGTCGATTGCGGCCGTGCTCTTGGGAGCTTTTCTCACGGTCGCCGACCCATGTCCCGCCTCCTGCGACTTCCTCCATTCCGCCTCCTCTTGGCTCCAATGGGCTCCGTCGTGCGCGGACGTCTGCTCCCTGTTCGGAGCTCCAGCCGATGTCTTCCGAGAAAGTGATGGCTCCTTCCTCCTCATCATGGTGGGATCCTCCCTGGCAGCCGCGCTGCTGGCTGGACTTCTCCCGGACCCCCTTTTTCGTGATGATGAAAGCCACCTCTCTCTTCGG GTTCAAAATTTATGCAAGATAAGATCACTTCAAAGAATTTTTGATCAATTCAGTCGAACTCCTGATATATACACTACGGTGATCTTGAGTTATGTGTTAGCAG ATGTATATGCTAAACGGACTATCTTCGTCAATCAGCTTGGTGCATCTGGACGTTCTTCTGTTTATGGAAGACGAATTGGCTTTCAGCTGAATCACCGCAGCCatatttcaacaagaaagaagcaaCATGGGCATTATATGAAGGCAGTTGCTACTGTTGATTCAAAATTCTTGGTTTCTCCTTCCAGTGAGAATACTGATGAACATAATGACAACTTGCCCTGTAGTTCTATCTCAGTTAGCAAAATGTTACAATCTTCGACAGAAGAAAACACCCCTGAAATAGATGAGAGGGAAAAGTTGAGACGAATGAGAATCTCCAAAGCAAATAAAGGGAATGTTCCATGGAATAAGGGAAGGAAACACAGTGCAG AAACTATTCAGCGAATTCGAGAGAGGACCAGATTAGCAATGCAGGATCCCAAG GTCAGGGCGAAGTTGGTGAACTTGGGACGTGCTCAGAG TGAGGAGACTAGGATAAAAATTGGCATAGGAGTACGTGAAGGTTGGCAGAGACGGCGTCAAAAGCTGATGATACAGGAAGGCTGTGTTTTTGAGTGGCACAACATAATTGCAGCTGCTGCCAGAGAAGGTTTTGCTGGTGAAGATGAGCTGCAATGGAGTTCATACAAGATTTTGAGTGAACAGTTACAGCGGGAATGGCTGGAAAGCATTGAGAAGAGGAAAACAATGCCTAGACCAAAAGGTAGCAAACGAGCACCAAAGTCACCTGAGCAACGAAGAAAGATATCGGAGGCCATCTCTGCTAAGTGGGCAGATCCT GAATACCGTGACCGAGTTTGCAGTGCACTTGCTAAGTATCATGGCACAACTGTTGGAGCCGAAAGAAGACAAAGAAGAAAAGTAAGTGGCGGAACTCCTTTGAGAAGGAAACCTGAGAAAAAGAAATTTGCAAAATCCAACAGCATTAGCGATGAAGCAAAAAGCATCAAGAAAGTAGTATCTAAGCGAAAGAGAACTCCATCATATAAAGACCCAATGGCAAGTTCCAAACTGGAGATGATAAAGAAAATTAGAGCCCAAAGAGAAGAGATGGAAATTAAAAAACGAGAAGCTACCGAAAGAGCAAA GTTATTAATTgctgaagcagagaaggcagcgcaAGCCCTTGAGTTGGCTGCACTGACAAACCCTGTTGCACAAGCTTCACTGTTGGAAACCAGGAAGCTGATTGTCGAGGCAACACGGTCCATTAAAAACATAGAGCAGGGGCAATTGACATCACAGGGTACACGAGGTCAGACATTTTCTGATTCTGTTAGACCTAATAATCATTTGCAGAACAGTCCAGGAAATCTTAGCAGTCCGAAGTGGCCAAGCAAACTTGTAAATGGAACTCATCTTCTTTCTTCCAGTATCAGTTACCACAGGGACTTGGATTTTGTTAACTTATCACCATCAACCGAGGAAACCTCTAGCAATGATTCATTTTTGCATGATGAGTTTTTGATGAGGAAGTCAGTGATGACAGACAACCAAATGGTTTTCTCTAAGGTTGGTGGCTCCATCAGATACAAAAACCTCaaatctgaggaagaggaatcagatATTTCTGAAATAAAAAATAGTGAGACATCTGGATCATCGttattcttaaagaagaattgggTTCGTGGGAGATTTGTCGaagtggaagaagaagatgattttTCAAAATAA
- the LOC135584545 gene encoding uncharacterized protein LOC135584545 encodes MEDYIVSWVISGVLFWTTTFLLVRNVFRNRSFDFCNRVVSTVHAAVAVGLASLSVQHWGCPVCPLASRSSELQMKALAVTLSYLIYDLICCLFDKITRMDNSVHHMVGIVGIAAGLAYGMCGSEMVAAMWLTEISSPFLHMRELLKELGYRDTNLTLAFDILFAAIFSLARMVGGPYLTYVTLTADYPLLIKAMALGLQLVSAFWFYKILRMVRYKIAKRMVPNKSIKISVH; translated from the exons ATGGAAGATTACATTGTGAGCTGGGTGATCTCAGGAGTGTTGTTCTGGACCACCACCTTCCTACTAGTTCGGAATGTATTTCGAAACCGCTCCTTTGATTTCTGCAACCGTGTCGTCTCCACCGTCCACGCTGCGGTGGCTGTTGGCTTAGCCTCTCTATCCGTACAGCACTGGGGATGCCCTGTGTGTCCTCTGGCATCGAGGTCGTCTGAACTGCAG ATGAAAGCGTTGGCCGTGACTCTGTCTTATCTGATATATGATCTGATATGCTGCCTTTTCGACAAGATAACCAGAATGGACAATTCAGTTCATCATATGGTTGGAATTGTCGGCATCGCAGCAGGTCTTGCCTACGGAATG TGTGGCTCGGAAATGGTTGCGGCAATGTGGTTAACGGAGATCTCCAGTCCTTTCTTACACATGAGAGAACTTCTGAAGGAGCTCGGCTACCGAGACACCAACCTTACTTTAGCATTTGAC ATCTTGTTTGCTGCGATCTTCTCCTTGGCAAGGATGGTTGGCGGTCCATATCTCACATATGTAACCTTGACAGCAGACTACCCATTGCTTATTAAG GCAATGGCATTGGGCTTGCAGCTGGTCAGTGCCTTCTGGTTCTACAAGATCCTCAGAATGGTAAGGTACAAAATAGCCAAGAGGATGGTGCCCAATAAATCTATCAAAATCTCCGTTCACTGA